In Streptomyces sp. SN-593, a single genomic region encodes these proteins:
- a CDS encoding LacI family DNA-binding transcriptional regulator, with product MTAAGNHQASRPVGRRLERAGIRDVAAAAGVSITTVSDALNGKGRLPDSTRRHVREVADRLGYRPSAAARTLRTGRSGLIGLTVTTYGEEPFTFTEFAYFAEMARAATSAALARGYALVILPASSRHDVWGNVALDGTVVIDPSDQDPLVGELVRQGVPVVSDGRPAGSLPVHAWVDNDHEEAVLGILDHLSAAGARRIGLLTGTSTDTYTRLSTTAYLEWCERVGQEPVYEAYPAHDPCAGAVAADRLLARPDRPDAVHGLFDPNGTDLLAAARRYGLRVPDDLLLVCCSESGGYAGTDPPITTLSLQPRRIGTAVVQLLIDAIEGIGPSHPVQQVMPTELIVRASSQRRAHRTTVSPPRGPARGEA from the coding sequence ATGACAGCAGCAGGGAACCACCAGGCGAGCCGACCCGTCGGACGCCGGCTGGAGCGCGCGGGGATCCGAGACGTCGCCGCCGCCGCCGGCGTCTCGATCACGACTGTCTCCGACGCGCTCAACGGCAAGGGCCGACTGCCCGACTCCACCAGACGCCACGTCCGCGAGGTCGCGGACCGGCTGGGCTACCGCCCGTCGGCCGCCGCGCGCACGCTGCGCACCGGGAGATCGGGCCTGATCGGCCTGACGGTGACGACTTACGGCGAAGAACCGTTCACCTTCACCGAGTTCGCGTACTTCGCCGAGATGGCCAGAGCCGCCACCTCCGCGGCGCTGGCCCGCGGCTACGCCCTGGTCATCCTGCCCGCCTCCTCCCGGCACGACGTCTGGGGCAACGTGGCGCTGGACGGCACCGTGGTCATCGACCCGTCCGACCAGGACCCGCTGGTCGGCGAACTCGTCCGGCAGGGCGTGCCGGTGGTCAGCGACGGCCGGCCGGCCGGCAGCCTGCCGGTCCACGCCTGGGTCGACAACGACCACGAGGAGGCGGTGCTCGGCATCCTCGACCACCTCTCCGCGGCCGGCGCCCGCAGGATCGGCCTGCTCACCGGCACCAGCACCGACACCTACACCCGGCTGTCCACCACCGCCTACCTGGAGTGGTGCGAGCGCGTCGGCCAGGAGCCGGTGTACGAGGCGTACCCCGCGCACGACCCGTGCGCGGGAGCCGTCGCCGCGGACCGGTTACTCGCCCGTCCGGACCGCCCGGACGCCGTGCACGGGCTCTTCGATCCGAACGGCACCGACCTGCTCGCCGCCGCCCGCCGCTACGGCCTGCGCGTCCCCGACGACCTGCTGCTGGTCTGCTGCAGCGAGAGCGGCGGCTACGCGGGCACCGACCCGCCGATCACCACGTTGTCGCTGCAACCGCGGCGGATCGGCACCGCCGTCGTCCAGTTGCTGATCGACGCGATCGAGGGGATCGGGCCCAGCCACCCCGTGCAGCAGGTGATGCCGACCGAGTTGATCGTGCGGGCGTCCTCGCAACGGCGGGCGCACCGCACCACCGTCAGTCCGCCGCGCGGTCCGGCCCGCGGGGAGGCGTGA
- a CDS encoding metallophosphoesterase translates to MTQGAGQGHEPDTGYEAAPGYGTAPDFQPAAGYEQGYPPPAVSGYEGAPPPAAAPAAVPPGYEPTRPDTPLVPPGYTPTAHDLPVITDASLPGERPGPLYVVGDVHGYLHELLAALHESGLVDEDGHWSAGSARLWFLGDFTDRGPDGIGVIELVMQLSAEAAAAGGYCRALMGNHELLLLGAHRFGDTPVNSTGGTASFLAAWRLNGGQPSDMERLEDRHLTWISRLDAAHLTDGHLLVHSDTTAYLDYGSSIEEMNDAVTGVLQRADADECWDLFRKFTKRFAFRGDGGPDAAREMLGTFGGERVVHGHSPIPYLLGEGGEPQVDGEAAAPVIHGPMVYADNLAVAMDGGVTMEGRLLVAQLPLVG, encoded by the coding sequence ATGACTCAGGGGGCAGGTCAGGGGCACGAGCCCGACACCGGGTACGAAGCCGCGCCCGGCTACGGGACGGCACCCGACTTCCAGCCGGCCGCCGGGTACGAACAGGGCTACCCGCCACCGGCCGTCTCCGGCTACGAGGGCGCCCCGCCACCGGCGGCCGCCCCGGCCGCCGTACCGCCCGGCTACGAGCCGACCCGCCCCGACACGCCGCTGGTTCCGCCGGGTTACACCCCCACCGCCCACGACCTGCCGGTGATCACCGACGCGTCCCTGCCGGGCGAGCGCCCCGGTCCGCTCTACGTGGTCGGTGACGTGCACGGCTACCTCCACGAACTCCTCGCCGCGCTGCACGAGTCGGGGCTGGTCGACGAGGACGGCCACTGGTCGGCGGGCAGCGCCCGGCTGTGGTTCCTCGGGGACTTCACCGACCGCGGTCCGGACGGCATCGGCGTGATCGAGCTGGTGATGCAGTTGTCCGCCGAGGCAGCCGCCGCCGGCGGCTACTGCCGCGCGCTGATGGGCAACCACGAACTGCTGCTGCTGGGCGCCCACCGCTTCGGCGACACCCCCGTCAACTCCACCGGCGGCACCGCCTCGTTCCTCGCCGCCTGGCGGCTCAACGGCGGGCAGCCGTCCGACATGGAGCGGCTGGAGGACCGGCACCTGACCTGGATCTCCCGGCTGGACGCCGCCCACCTCACCGACGGCCACCTGCTGGTGCACTCCGACACCACCGCCTACCTCGACTACGGCAGCAGCATCGAGGAGATGAACGACGCCGTCACCGGAGTGTTGCAGCGCGCCGACGCCGACGAGTGCTGGGACCTGTTCCGCAAGTTCACCAAGCGGTTCGCCTTCCGCGGCGACGGCGGTCCCGACGCCGCCCGCGAGATGCTGGGCACCTTCGGCGGCGAGCGGGTCGTGCACGGCCACAGCCCGATCCCGTACCTGCTCGGCGAGGGCGGTGAACCGCAGGTGGACGGCGAGGCGGCCGCGCCCGTGATCCACGGCCCGATGGTCTACGCGGACAACCTCGCGGTGGCGATGGACGGCGGCGTCACGATGGAAGGGCGCCTCTTGGTTGCCCAACTCCCGCTGGTGGGATAG
- the thiC gene encoding phosphomethylpyrimidine synthase ThiC, with translation MTMQDAHTRGTGWHKSYVTGPTGSRPDLRVPVRQVHLTDGRDVTLYDTSGPYTDPSVDTDVRRGLAPLRENWIIARGDTEEYPGRPVRPEDDGLRHTAPRGGLRNLDAVFPGRPRLPRRGRPGRPVTQLAYARRGETTPEMEFVALRENVPVETVREEIAAGRAVLPANVNHPEIEPMIIGKRFLVKVNANIGNSAVASSIEEEVEKMTWATRWGADTVMDLSTGRNIHTTREWVLRNSPVPIGTVPLYQALEKVDGRAEELSWDVYRDTVVEQAEQGVDYMTVHAGVLLRHVPLTARRKTGIVSRGGSIMAAWCLAHHRESFLYENFEELCDILAAYDVTFSLGDGLRPGSIADANDEAQFAELRTLGELNTVAKRHHVQTMIEGPGHVPMHKIKENIDLQQEICEEAPFYTLGPLTTDIAPAYDHITSGIGAAMIAWWGTAMLCYVTPKEHLGLPDRDDVKTGVITYKIAAHAADLAKGHPGAQEWDDALSDARFEFRWEDQFNLALDPDTARAFHDETLPAEPAKTAHFCSMCGPKFCSMRISHDIRRAHGGADQDGVDQDGAPGAAEGSEEEIRAGMAAKSAEFAAAGNRVYLPIAD, from the coding sequence ATGACCATGCAGGATGCGCACACGCGTGGAACCGGTTGGCACAAGTCGTACGTCACCGGTCCCACCGGATCCCGGCCGGACCTGCGGGTGCCGGTCCGCCAGGTGCATCTCACCGACGGCCGTGACGTGACGCTGTACGACACGTCCGGCCCGTACACCGACCCGTCGGTCGACACCGACGTCCGGCGGGGCCTGGCGCCCCTCCGGGAGAACTGGATCATCGCCCGCGGCGACACCGAGGAGTACCCGGGTCGACCGGTCCGGCCGGAGGACGACGGGCTCAGGCACACCGCGCCGCGCGGCGGCCTGCGCAACCTCGACGCGGTCTTCCCCGGCCGGCCCCGGCTCCCCCGGCGCGGCCGGCCCGGTCGTCCGGTCACCCAACTCGCCTACGCCAGGAGGGGCGAGACCACCCCGGAGATGGAGTTCGTCGCGCTGCGCGAGAACGTCCCGGTCGAGACCGTGCGCGAGGAGATCGCCGCGGGCCGGGCCGTCCTGCCGGCCAACGTCAACCATCCCGAGATCGAGCCGATGATCATCGGCAAGCGGTTCCTGGTGAAGGTCAACGCCAACATCGGCAACTCCGCAGTCGCCTCCTCCATCGAGGAGGAGGTCGAGAAGATGACCTGGGCGACCCGCTGGGGCGCCGACACCGTGATGGACCTGTCCACCGGGCGGAACATCCACACCACCCGCGAGTGGGTGCTGCGCAACTCCCCCGTCCCCATCGGCACGGTGCCGCTCTACCAGGCGCTGGAGAAGGTCGACGGCCGGGCCGAGGAACTGAGCTGGGACGTCTACCGGGACACCGTCGTCGAGCAGGCCGAGCAGGGCGTGGACTACATGACGGTGCACGCCGGGGTGCTGCTGCGCCACGTCCCGCTGACCGCCCGCCGCAAGACCGGCATCGTCTCGCGCGGCGGCTCGATCATGGCCGCCTGGTGCCTGGCCCACCACCGCGAGAGCTTCCTCTACGAGAACTTCGAGGAGCTGTGCGACATCCTCGCCGCCTACGACGTCACGTTCTCGCTCGGCGACGGGCTGCGGCCCGGCTCGATCGCCGACGCCAACGACGAGGCGCAGTTCGCGGAGCTGCGTACGCTCGGCGAGCTCAACACCGTGGCGAAGCGGCACCACGTGCAGACCATGATCGAGGGCCCGGGTCACGTGCCCATGCACAAGATCAAGGAGAACATCGACCTCCAGCAGGAGATCTGCGAGGAGGCCCCGTTCTACACGCTCGGCCCGCTCACCACCGACATCGCCCCCGCCTACGACCACATCACCTCGGGCATCGGCGCCGCGATGATCGCCTGGTGGGGCACCGCGATGCTCTGCTACGTCACCCCGAAGGAGCACCTCGGACTGCCGGACCGCGACGACGTCAAGACCGGGGTGATCACCTACAAGATCGCCGCGCACGCCGCCGACCTCGCCAAGGGGCACCCCGGTGCCCAGGAATGGGACGACGCGCTGTCCGACGCGCGCTTCGAGTTCCGCTGGGAGGACCAGTTCAACCTGGCCCTCGACCCCGACACCGCCCGTGCCTTCCACGACGAGACGCTTCCCGCCGAACCGGCCAAGACCGCGCACTTCTGCTCCATGTGCGGCCCGAAGTTCTGCTCGATGCGGATCTCGCACGACATCCGGCGCGCCCACGGCGGCGCGGACCAGGACGGCGTGGACCAGGACGGCGCGCCCGGTGCCGCGGAAGGCAGTGAGGAGGAGATCCGGGCCGGAATGGCCGCCAAGTCGGCGGAGTTCGCCGCCGCCGGCAACCGCGTGTACCTGCCGATCGCGGACTGA
- a CDS encoding YibE/F family protein, with the protein MDSPQAGEHGPHPAASPEPGHDAGHAPGHGHANGHAHAHAHGHSHGHAHGPVPPASRHLRKVIAAVLVPFAAAVVAGMVLLWPGGAPAHARSGVGFDQQTRPGKVVQLVHVSCKQVGALPNTDGTGDGSGSTGGTSGTASGSASGGSSTAGTATGDDCQKATIEVESGPDKGTKFTEIVQPDQTRRYTKGEGVVLAYAPDAPKSLRYSVTDVDRGLPIALLALAFALVVVLVGRLRGIMALVALAISFAILTLFILPAILRGDDPLLVAVVGGSAIMLMALYLCHGVSARTSVAVLGTLCSLFLIGALGSVFIAWARLTGNTSDETGLIHTLYPDIEIKGVLLAGVIIGSLGVLDDVTVTQVAAVWELKDADPTANWRKLYGAGMRIGRDHIASVVNTLVMAYAGAALPLLLLFSIARSGVFQVASSELVAEEIVRTLVGSIGLVASVPLTTALAALVVSADRGGRGAAEGPGHGPDGGAPSAALPGPSRPAGRSHRRVK; encoded by the coding sequence GTGGACTCCCCCCAGGCCGGCGAGCACGGCCCGCACCCCGCCGCGTCGCCCGAGCCAGGCCACGACGCCGGCCACGCCCCCGGCCACGGCCACGCGAACGGGCACGCGCACGCGCACGCGCACGGGCACAGCCATGGACACGCGCACGGGCCGGTGCCGCCGGCCTCCCGGCACCTGCGGAAGGTAATCGCGGCCGTCCTCGTGCCGTTCGCGGCCGCGGTGGTCGCCGGCATGGTGCTGCTGTGGCCGGGGGGCGCGCCGGCGCACGCGCGCAGCGGGGTCGGGTTCGACCAGCAGACCCGGCCGGGAAAGGTGGTCCAGCTCGTGCACGTGTCCTGCAAGCAGGTCGGCGCGCTGCCCAACACCGACGGGACCGGGGACGGTTCGGGCAGCACGGGCGGGACGTCGGGCACGGCGTCGGGCTCGGCGTCGGGCGGCTCGTCCACCGCGGGGACCGCCACCGGCGACGACTGCCAGAAGGCGACGATCGAGGTGGAGTCCGGGCCGGACAAGGGCACGAAGTTCACCGAGATCGTGCAGCCCGACCAGACCCGCCGTTACACGAAGGGCGAGGGCGTGGTCCTCGCGTACGCCCCTGACGCGCCCAAGAGCCTGCGCTACTCGGTCACCGACGTGGACCGGGGGCTGCCGATCGCGCTCCTCGCGTTGGCGTTCGCGCTGGTCGTGGTCCTGGTCGGGCGGCTGCGCGGGATCATGGCGCTGGTCGCGCTGGCGATCTCGTTCGCGATCCTGACCCTCTTCATCCTCCCGGCGATCCTGCGGGGCGACGATCCGCTGCTGGTCGCGGTGGTCGGCGGCAGCGCGATCATGCTCATGGCGCTGTACCTGTGCCACGGCGTCAGCGCCCGGACGTCCGTGGCGGTGCTCGGCACGCTCTGCTCGCTGTTCCTGATCGGGGCGCTCGGCTCGGTCTTCATCGCGTGGGCCCGGCTGACCGGCAACACCTCCGACGAGACCGGGCTGATCCACACCCTCTACCCGGACATCGAGATCAAGGGGGTGCTGCTGGCCGGGGTGATCATCGGCTCGCTGGGGGTGCTCGACGACGTGACCGTCACCCAGGTCGCGGCTGTCTGGGAGCTGAAGGACGCCGACCCGACCGCGAACTGGCGCAAGCTCTACGGGGCCGGCATGCGGATCGGCCGCGACCACATCGCCTCGGTCGTCAACACCCTGGTGATGGCCTACGCGGGCGCCGCCCTCCCGCTGCTGCTGCTCTTCTCGATCGCCCGCAGCGGGGTGTTCCAGGTGGCGAGCAGCGAACTGGTGGCCGAGGAGATCGTCCGGACGCTGGTCGGCAGCATCGGCCTGGTGGCGTCGGTGCCGCTGACGACGGCGCTGGCCGCGCTGGTGGTCAGCGCGGACCGCGGCGGCCGGGGCGCCGCGGAAGGACCTGGGCACGGTCCGGACGGCGGTGCCCCGTCGGCGGCGCTTCCCGGGCCGTCCCGCCCGGCCGGGCGCAGCCACCGCCGGGTGAAATGA
- a CDS encoding DUF5326 family protein, whose amino-acid sequence MENLLKSLPWWVKWIGIPVIALVVFGTLIASLVSFVIGLLFKVFVFVVLVAALVFVVKRVTSGGSGKKRDW is encoded by the coding sequence ATGGAGAATCTGCTGAAGAGCCTGCCCTGGTGGGTCAAGTGGATCGGCATCCCGGTCATCGCGCTGGTCGTGTTCGGCACGCTGATCGCGAGCCTGGTGAGCTTCGTGATCGGCCTGCTCTTCAAGGTGTTCGTCTTCGTGGTCCTGGTCGCAGCGCTGGTCTTCGTGGTGAAGCGCGTCACCTCGGGAGGGTCCGGCAAGAAGCGCGACTGGTGA
- a CDS encoding cupin domain-containing protein: MKVFRLDDLDAERAANQGAYLRFLRERTMSAGLYAVGAGESDPQQPHAQDEIYLVVSGRAAITVGDETTTVARGSVVYVPAGTPHRFHHVTEDLRVMVVFSPPEP; the protein is encoded by the coding sequence ATGAAGGTGTTCCGGCTGGACGACCTGGACGCGGAGCGTGCCGCGAACCAGGGCGCGTACCTCCGTTTCCTGCGGGAGCGCACCATGTCGGCCGGCTTGTACGCGGTCGGGGCCGGCGAGAGCGACCCGCAGCAGCCGCACGCGCAGGACGAGATCTACCTCGTGGTCAGCGGGCGGGCCGCGATCACCGTCGGGGACGAGACGACCACCGTCGCGCGCGGCAGCGTGGTCTACGTGCCGGCCGGCACCCCGCACCGCTTCCACCACGTCACCGAGGACCTCAGGGTCATGGTGGTCTTCTCGCCGCCGGAACCCTAA
- a CDS encoding phage holin family protein translates to MKNFVVKTLANAAALGVAVWLLKGITLTGNSVWREALTLILVALVFGVVNWLVKPVVKVLSFPLFILTLGLITLVVNALMLLLTSWLAGHLSLKFHVHGFWTAVLGGLIVSIVAWAMHVVLPDEDD, encoded by the coding sequence ATGAAGAATTTCGTCGTCAAGACCCTGGCGAACGCCGCCGCCCTGGGCGTCGCCGTCTGGCTGCTCAAGGGCATCACGCTCACCGGGAACTCGGTGTGGCGCGAAGCACTGACGCTCATACTCGTCGCCCTCGTCTTCGGCGTGGTGAACTGGCTGGTGAAACCGGTCGTCAAGGTGCTGTCGTTTCCGCTGTTCATCCTCACCCTGGGCCTGATCACCCTCGTGGTGAACGCGCTGATGCTGCTGCTGACGTCGTGGCTGGCCGGTCACCTCAGTCTGAAGTTCCACGTGCACGGCTTCTGGACGGCGGTGCTCGGCGGGCTGATCGTCAGCATCGTGGCGTGGGCGATGCACGTCGTCCTCCCGGACGAGGACGACTGA
- a CDS encoding cystathionine gamma-lyase — translation MTQDRRAQDTAGDPAGDVGDSTRSVHAGRPEARPYEPSLPGPVFVSHYHLPGEPTGPYAYGRDDNPTWDLLERAIAELEAPGDPDATTLSFASGMGAVSAVLLSQVRSGDAVVLPSDCYQTTRALVERLESYGVEVRMAPTAGDAQLPLLDGARLVWLETPSNPQLDVCDVRRLAAAAHAAGALVAVDNTLATPLGQRPLDLGADFSVSSGTKALAGHGDLLMGYVTTRDAALAGSVRTWRKTVGAIPGPMEAWLAHRSLATLALRVDRQAANALALARALLERPEVSGVRHPGLPGDPSHAVALTQMRRFGSVVSFTLPDREHAERFLAALRMTSEATSFGSVQCTAERRARWGGDAVAPGFVRFSVGVEDPDDIVADVRRALDEAARRR, via the coding sequence ATGACGCAGGACCGCAGGGCGCAGGACACGGCGGGGGACCCGGCCGGCGACGTCGGCGACAGCACGCGGAGCGTGCACGCCGGCCGTCCCGAGGCTAGGCCGTACGAGCCCTCGCTGCCCGGCCCGGTGTTCGTCTCGCACTACCACCTGCCCGGCGAGCCGACCGGCCCCTACGCCTACGGCCGGGACGACAACCCCACCTGGGATCTGCTGGAGCGGGCGATCGCGGAACTGGAGGCGCCCGGCGACCCGGACGCGACCACACTCTCCTTCGCCTCCGGCATGGGCGCGGTCTCCGCGGTGCTGCTGTCCCAGGTGCGCTCCGGCGACGCGGTCGTCCTCCCGTCGGACTGCTACCAGACCACGCGCGCGCTGGTCGAACGCCTGGAGTCGTACGGTGTCGAGGTGCGGATGGCGCCGACCGCCGGCGACGCGCAGCTCCCATTGCTCGACGGCGCCCGGCTGGTCTGGCTGGAGACCCCCTCCAACCCGCAGTTGGACGTGTGCGACGTCCGGCGGCTTGCGGCCGCCGCCCACGCGGCGGGCGCGCTGGTCGCGGTGGACAACACGCTGGCCACACCGCTGGGGCAGCGGCCGCTCGACCTGGGCGCGGACTTCTCCGTGTCCAGCGGCACCAAGGCGCTGGCCGGGCACGGCGACCTGCTGATGGGATACGTCACCACACGCGACGCCGCACTGGCCGGCTCGGTGCGGACGTGGCGCAAGACCGTGGGTGCCATCCCGGGGCCCATGGAGGCGTGGCTGGCGCACCGCTCGCTCGCCACGCTGGCGCTGCGGGTGGACCGCCAGGCGGCCAACGCGCTGGCGCTGGCCCGCGCCCTGCTGGAGCGGCCCGAGGTCTCGGGGGTACGGCACCCGGGGCTGCCCGGCGACCCGTCGCACGCGGTCGCCCTGACCCAGATGCGCCGCTTCGGCAGCGTGGTCTCCTTCACGCTGCCGGACCGGGAGCACGCCGAGCGCTTCCTCGCCGCGCTGCGGATGACCTCGGAGGCGACGAGCTTCGGCAGCGTGCAGTGCACCGCTGAGCGCCGGGCCCGCTGGGGCGGCGACGCGGTGGCGCCGGGCTTCGTCCGCTTCTCGGTGGGCGTCGAGGACCCGGACGACATCGTGGCCGATGTGCGCCGCGCCCTCGACGAGGCCGCGCGCCGCCGGTAG
- a CDS encoding serine hydrolase domain-containing protein: MTNSASGSGAPDLAGVLRPYVADGTLPGAVGLVARGGDVEVAVVGSADAEGRTPMDRESIFRIASITKPITAAAVMVLVDDDRIDLADPVRRWLPELAEPRVVRTPRGPLDDVVPAVRPITVEDLLSSRTGYGFPADFELPAVRALMAEGVQSDGREPQRFLPTDAWLRVLAGIPMLHQPGDAWLYNTSSDLQGVLVERVSGQSLPDFLAERIFERLGMRDTGFVVPAAKRDRLTGYYRAAASGGLELLDGPDGQWSRLPPLASGAGGLVSTVDDWLAFGRMLLAEGATADGRRLLSARSVRLMTTDHLTGAQRAACPLFLEGQGWGFGGAVDVEAVSPWNVPGRYGWVGGTGTSAHVVPATGAVHVLLTQLAATGPVHARQQRDFWRYAAAG, from the coding sequence ATGACCAACTCTGCGAGCGGGTCCGGCGCCCCGGACCTGGCCGGCGTCCTGCGTCCGTACGTGGCCGACGGCACGCTGCCCGGGGCGGTGGGCCTGGTGGCGCGGGGCGGCGACGTGGAGGTCGCGGTGGTCGGGTCGGCGGACGCCGAGGGCCGCACGCCGATGGACAGGGAGTCGATCTTCCGGATCGCCTCGATCACCAAGCCGATCACGGCCGCCGCGGTGATGGTGCTGGTCGACGACGACCGGATCGACCTCGCGGACCCGGTGCGGCGCTGGCTCCCGGAGCTGGCCGAGCCCCGCGTCGTCCGCACCCCGCGCGGCCCGCTGGACGACGTGGTGCCCGCCGTCCGCCCGATCACGGTGGAGGACCTGCTCAGCTCGCGTACCGGGTACGGCTTCCCGGCCGACTTCGAACTGCCCGCCGTGCGAGCGCTGATGGCCGAGGGCGTGCAGTCCGACGGCCGCGAGCCGCAGCGCTTCCTGCCCACCGACGCGTGGCTGCGGGTGCTGGCGGGCATCCCGATGCTGCACCAGCCGGGCGATGCCTGGCTCTACAACACCTCCTCCGACCTGCAGGGCGTCCTGGTCGAACGGGTGAGCGGCCAGTCGCTGCCCGATTTCCTGGCCGAGCGGATCTTCGAGCGGCTGGGCATGCGGGACACCGGCTTCGTCGTCCCCGCCGCGAAGCGCGACCGTCTCACCGGCTACTACCGGGCCGCTGCATCGGGCGGCCTGGAACTGCTCGACGGTCCGGACGGCCAGTGGAGCAGGCTGCCGCCCCTGGCGTCCGGTGCCGGCGGGCTGGTGTCGACCGTCGACGACTGGCTGGCGTTCGGCAGGATGCTGCTCGCCGAGGGGGCCACCGCGGACGGCCGGCGGCTGCTGTCGGCGCGCTCGGTGCGGCTCATGACGACCGACCACCTCACCGGGGCGCAGCGGGCGGCGTGCCCGCTCTTCCTGGAGGGCCAGGGCTGGGGCTTCGGCGGCGCCGTGGACGTCGAGGCCGTCAGCCCCTGGAACGTCCCCGGACGGTACGGCTGGGTCGGCGGCACCGGCACGTCGGCGCACGTGGTGCCCGCGACCGGCGCCGTCCACGTCCTGCTGACCCAGCTCGCGGCGACCGGCCCGGTGCACGCGCGGCAGCAGCGGGACTTCTGGCGCTACGCGGCGGCCGGGTGA
- a CDS encoding NUDIX domain-containing protein: MPPDSLPLPSTRPVVKRTARAIILDGDRLVLIKRTKPGLAPYWLTPGGGVEDEDAGVLSALHREIDEELGGKIVDPVPAFVDTVEHIAEDGSHGVKVQYFFVCRLASMDLDRRHGPEIDEPCGSYEVVRVPFTRMGLASVEIVPLTLRHYLDANIEGVLGLLGPDLG, translated from the coding sequence ATGCCTCCGGACTCGCTTCCCCTCCCCTCCACCCGGCCGGTGGTCAAGCGCACGGCCCGCGCAATCATCCTCGACGGCGACCGGCTGGTGCTGATCAAACGCACCAAGCCCGGCCTCGCGCCGTACTGGCTGACGCCCGGCGGCGGCGTCGAGGACGAGGACGCCGGGGTGCTCTCCGCGCTGCACCGCGAGATCGACGAGGAGCTGGGCGGCAAGATCGTCGACCCGGTGCCCGCCTTCGTCGACACCGTCGAGCACATCGCGGAGGACGGGTCGCACGGGGTGAAGGTGCAGTACTTCTTCGTCTGCCGGCTGGCGTCGATGGATCTGGACCGGCGGCACGGCCCGGAGATCGACGAGCCGTGCGGCAGCTACGAGGTCGTACGGGTGCCGTTCACCAGGATGGGGCTCGCGTCCGTGGAGATCGTCCCGCTGACCCTGCGGCACTACCTGGACGCGAACATCGAAGGGGTGCTCGGGCTGCTCGGGCCCGACCTGGGCTGA
- a CDS encoding MarR family winged helix-turn-helix transcriptional regulator has translation MTGQTTPTPATTTDVSFLLHHTAHVLATRMTAALAEIGTSPRAHCVLAHASQTERTQAQLAELSDLDKTTMVVTVDQLERDGLAERVPSAQDRRARIIKVTPKGAQVVATGQAIVDRVHGDVLDALPDEERAAFVSALTRLATGHLSTPVESAEGGQGVRRPRQSRT, from the coding sequence ATGACCGGCCAGACCACCCCCACACCCGCGACGACCACCGATGTCTCCTTCCTGCTCCATCACACGGCGCACGTGCTGGCCACCCGCATGACGGCCGCCCTCGCGGAGATCGGCACGTCACCCCGCGCACACTGCGTGCTCGCCCACGCCTCGCAGACCGAGCGGACCCAGGCGCAACTCGCCGAACTCTCCGACCTGGACAAGACCACCATGGTCGTGACCGTCGACCAACTGGAGCGCGACGGACTGGCCGAGCGGGTGCCCTCCGCACAGGACCGACGGGCCCGGATCATCAAGGTCACCCCGAAGGGCGCGCAGGTCGTGGCGACCGGACAGGCCATCGTCGACCGGGTGCACGGCGACGTGCTCGACGCCCTGCCCGACGAGGAGAGGGCCGCCTTCGTCTCCGCGCTCACCCGGCTCGCCACGGGACACCTGTCCACGCCCGTCGAGTCCGCGGAGGGCGGCCAAGGGGTACGCCGCCCCCGGCAGTCGCGCACGTGA